A window of the Chroogloeocystis siderophila 5.2 s.c.1 genome harbors these coding sequences:
- the lpdA gene encoding dihydrolipoyl dehydrogenase gives MSQEAFDYDLVIIGAGVGGHGAALHAVSCGLKTAIVEAADMGGTCVNRGCIPSKALLAAAGRVRELRNAHHLKALGIHVGDVAFDRAAIADHANNLVSKIQGDLTNSLKRLGVEIIRGWGKVAGQQKVAIATDNGEKTVTAKDIILSPGSVPFVPPGIEVDGKTVFTSDQGVKLESLPDWVAIIGSGYIGLEFSDVYSALGCEITMIEALDQLMPGFDRDIAKLAERILITPRDIETYVGIYAKRVIPGSPVVIELADFKTKEDVDIIEVDACLVATGRIPVTQNLGLDSVGVELDRRNFIPVDDRMAVLSAGEPTPHLWAIGDANGKMMLAHAASAQGIVAVENICGRHQEIDYRSIPAAAFTHPEISYVGMTETAAKDMGKEQGFEVSAVRTYFKGNSKALAEGEADGIAKVVYRKDTGEVLGVHIIGMHASDLIHEASAAIANRQSVYSLAHLVHAHPTLSEVLDEAYKRAIA, from the coding sequence ACCGCCATTGTCGAAGCAGCGGATATGGGTGGAACCTGCGTCAATCGGGGTTGTATTCCTTCAAAAGCACTACTTGCTGCTGCTGGTCGCGTGCGAGAATTACGCAATGCGCATCATCTCAAAGCTTTGGGAATTCATGTTGGGGATGTGGCGTTTGACCGCGCAGCGATCGCGGATCATGCAAATAACTTAGTCAGCAAGATTCAAGGTGATTTGACAAATAGCCTCAAACGTCTCGGTGTTGAGATCATTCGCGGTTGGGGTAAAGTCGCCGGACAGCAAAAAGTTGCGATCGCTACTGACAACGGCGAAAAAACTGTTACAGCCAAAGATATTATTCTTTCGCCTGGTTCTGTCCCATTTGTTCCACCAGGAATTGAAGTAGACGGCAAAACAGTCTTTACAAGCGACCAAGGTGTCAAGTTAGAATCACTTCCGGATTGGGTGGCAATTATTGGTAGCGGCTATATTGGGCTAGAATTTTCTGATGTGTACTCAGCGCTAGGGTGTGAAATTACAATGATTGAAGCCCTAGACCAACTGATGCCAGGATTTGACCGCGATATTGCCAAATTAGCTGAACGGATATTAATTACACCCCGCGATATCGAAACGTATGTGGGAATTTACGCAAAGCGCGTCATTCCTGGTTCTCCTGTCGTCATTGAACTTGCAGACTTCAAAACGAAAGAAGACGTGGATATCATTGAGGTTGATGCTTGCTTGGTAGCTACCGGACGCATCCCAGTCACGCAAAACCTTGGGTTAGATTCGGTGGGTGTCGAACTTGATCGCCGCAACTTTATTCCTGTAGACGATCGCATGGCAGTTTTATCTGCGGGTGAACCCACACCACATTTATGGGCAATTGGCGACGCGAACGGCAAAATGATGTTAGCGCACGCGGCTTCTGCACAAGGTATCGTCGCCGTTGAAAATATCTGCGGAAGACACCAAGAAATCGACTATCGCAGTATCCCCGCCGCCGCGTTTACGCACCCTGAAATTAGCTACGTAGGAATGACCGAAACTGCGGCGAAAGATATGGGTAAAGAACAAGGATTTGAAGTGAGTGCAGTTCGTACATACTTCAAAGGGAATTCTAAAGCCCTCGCAGAAGGTGAAGCTGACGGTATCGCAAAGGTCGTGTATCGTAAAGATACGGGCGAAGTCCTCGGCGTTCATATCATCGGAATGCACGCCTCAGATTTAATTCACGAAGCTTCCGCCGCGATCGCTAACCGTCAATCTGTTTATTCTTTAGCACATCTCGTCCACGCCCACCCCACACTTTCAGAAGTGCTGGATGAAGCATATAAGCGTGCCATTGCTTGA